In Arvicola amphibius chromosome 1, mArvAmp1.2, whole genome shotgun sequence, one DNA window encodes the following:
- the Npm3 gene encoding nucleoplasmin-3 has product MAAGTAAALAFFSQESRARAGGMGGLRVPAPVTMDSFFFGCELSGHTRSFTFKVEEEDDTEHVLALNMLCLTEGAKDECNVVEVVARDHDNQEIAVPVANLRLSCQPMLSLDDFQLQPPVTFRLKSGSGPVRVTGRHRIVCINNDFSEEEDSEEEEIKLCGILPAKKRGVRS; this is encoded by the exons ATGGCCGCCGGCACTGCAGCTGCTTTGGCGTTCTTCAGTCAAGAGAGCCGAGCCCGAGCTGGGGGTATGGGAGGCCTGAGAGTCCCGGCTCCAGTCACGATGGACAGTTTCTTCTTCG GCTGTGAGCTCTCCGGCCACACCCGCTCCTTCACTTTCAAGGTTGAGGAAGAGGATGATACCGAACATGTGCTGGCATTGAACATG CTGTGCCTTACCGAGGGGGCCAAGGACGAGTGTAATGTGGTGGAAGTTGTGGCCCGGGATCACGACAACCAGGAGATTGCTGTTCCTGTGGCCAATCTCAGGTTATCTTGCCAGCCCATG CTCAGTCTGGATGATTTCCAGCTCCAGCCACCTGTAACCTTCCGCCTGAAGTCGGGTTCTGGGCCCGTGCGCGTCACTGGTCGGCATCGGATTG TGTGTATAAACAATGATTTTTCTGAAGAAGAGGACAGTGAGGAGGAGGAAATTAAGCTGTGTGGCATCCTTCCTGCCAAAAAGCGCGGGGTCAGGTCCTAG